One window from the genome of Elaeis guineensis isolate ETL-2024a chromosome 5, EG11, whole genome shotgun sequence encodes:
- the LOC105044596 gene encoding omega-3 fatty acid desaturase, chloroplastic → MASWVLSECCGLRPLPADFSRPTSRLQPLRRSLPCPAVRGVDFRRQICLGGRPPYRDWALRVSTPLRVATVEEEREGGEVNGKRVNGCEREVPKFDHGMPPPFGLAEIRAAIPKHCWVKDPWKSMSYVVRDVVAVFGLAAAAAYLNNWMVWPLYWAAQGTMFWALFVLGHDCGHGSFSSNPKLNSVVGHLLHSSILVPYHGWRISHRTHHQNHGHVENDESWHPLPEKLYRSLDSATRILRFTLPFPMLAYPLYLWSRSPGKKGSHFHPDSDLFLPKERKDVITSTACWSAMVAVLAGLTWKFGLVPMIKLYGIPYLIFVMWLDFVTYLHHHGHDEKLPWYRGKEWSYLRGGLTTLDRDYGWINNIHHDIGTHVIHHLFPQIPHYHLIEATEAAKPVLGKYYREPEKSGPLPFHLVGVLTKSMGSDRYVSDTGDVVYYQNDSQKNSFSQKNSD, encoded by the exons ATGGCGAGTTGGGTTCTATCTGAATGCTGTGGTCTAAGACCGCTGCCGGCGGATTTCTCCCGGCCCACATCCAGGCTCCAGCCGCTCCGGCGGAGCCTACCCTGTCCGGCCGTCCGTGGCGTGGATTTCCGCCGCCAGATCTGTCTCGGAGGCCGGCCGCCCTACCGGGACTGGGCGCTGAGGGTGAGCACGCCGCTGAGGGTAGCGACGGTGGAGGAGGAGAGGGAAGGTGGGGAGGTTAACGGGAAACGGGTGAATGGATGTGAAAGAGAGGTGCCGAAGTTCGACCATGGTATGCCGCCGCCGTTCGGGCTGGCGGAGATCCGGGCGGCCATCCCCAAGCACTGCTGGGTGAAGGATCCCTGGAAATCCATGAGTTACGTCGTCCGAGATGTCGTCGCTGTGTTTGGGCTCGCAGCCGCCGCCGCCTACCTCAATAACTGGATGGTGTGGCCGCTCTACTGGGCGGCTCAGGGCACCATGTTCTGGGCTCTCTTCGTTCTTGGCCACGATTG TGGTCATGGAAGCTTTTCGAGCAATCCGAAGCTGAACAGCGTGGTTGGGCATTTGCTCCATTCTTCCATTCTCGTGCCTTACCATGGCTG GAGGATTAGTCACAGGACTCATCACCAGAACCATGGACACGTCGAGAATGACGAGTCGTGGCACCCT TTACCAGAGAAGTTATATAGAAGTCTGGATTCTGCAACTCGGATTTTGCGTTTCACATTGCCTTTCCCAATGCTTGCATACCCTTTGTACCTG TGGTCAAGGAGTCCAGGGAAGAAGGGGTCGCACTTCCATCCGGATAGTGATCTATTTCTTCCAAAGGAGAGGAAGGATGTGATAACATCAACAGCGTGCTGGTCAGCAATGGTGGCGGTACTTGCAGGATTAACATGGAAATTTGGCCTTGTTCCAATGATAAAGCTGTATGGAATTCCCTACTTG ATATTCGTCATGTGGTTGGATTTTGTGACATATTTGCATCATCATGGGCATGATGAGAAACTTCCTTGGTATCGCGGAAAG GAGTGGAGTTATCTCCGCGGAGGGCTTACAACATTAGATCGGGATTATGGATGGATCAATAACATCCACCATGATATTGGGACTCATGTGATACATCACCTCTTCCCACAGATACCACATTACCATCTAATAGAAGCT ACTGAGGCAGCAAAGCCAGTGCTCGGAAAGTACTACAGGGAACCTGAGAAATCTGGTCCTTTGCCATTTCACCTAGTTGGTGTCCTCACGAAGAGCATGGGAAGCGATCGCTATGTTAGTGATACTGGAGATGTCGTCTACTATCAGAATGATAGCCAAAAGAATAGTTTTTCACAGAAGAACTCAGATTGA